In one Bactrocera tryoni isolate S06 chromosome 5, CSIRO_BtryS06_freeze2, whole genome shotgun sequence genomic region, the following are encoded:
- the LOC120776370 gene encoding arginine kinase isoform X4: MVDAAVLAKLEEGYAKLAASDSKSLLKKYLTKEVFDSLKNKKTPTFGSSLLDVIQSGLANHDSGVGIYAPDAEAYTVFSDLFDPIIEDYHGGFKKTDKHPPKDFGDVSTFGNLDPNNEFVISTRVRCGRSLEGYPFNPCLTEAQYKEMEEKVSSTLSGLEGELKGKFYPLTGMEKSVQQQLIDDHFLFKEGDRFLQAANACRYWPSGRGIYHNDNKTFLVWCNEEDHLRIISMQMGGDLGEVFRRLTNAVNEIEKRIPFSHDDRLGFLTFCPTNLGTTIRASVHIKLPKLAANLAKLEEVAGKYNLQVRGTRGEHTEAEGGIYDISNKRRMGLTEYQAVKEMYDGITELIKIEKSM, encoded by the coding sequence ATGGTTGACGCTGCAGTTCTTGCTAAATTGGAAGAGGGCTACGCCAAGTTGGCTGCCTCTGACTCCAAGTCATTGCTGAAGAAATACTTGACTAAGGAAGTGTTCGACAGCTTGAAGAACAAGAAGACCCCAACATTCGGCTCATCTTTATTGGATGTTATTCAATCCGGCTTGGCCAATCACGATTCTGGTGTTGGTATTTACGCTCCCGATGCTGAGGCATACACCGTCTTTTCTGACTTGTTCGACCCAATCATTGAGGATTACCATGGTGGTTTCAAGAAGACCGATAAACATCCACCAAAGGACTTTGGTGATGTAAGCACTTTTGGAAATTTGGATCCCAACAATGAATTCGTTATTTCCACCCGTGTGCGTTGCGGTCGCTCCCTTGAAGGCTATCCATTCAACCCATGTCTCACCGAAGCCCAGTACAAGGAAATGGAAGAGAAGGTTTCATCTACTTTGTCTGGTTTGGAAGGCGAATTGAAGGGCAAATTCTACCCCTTGACCGGCATGGAGAAATCAGTTCAACAGCAATTGATTGATGATCACTTCTTGTTCAAGGAAGGTGATCGTTTCTTGCAAGCCGCCAATGCTTGCCGTTACTGGCCATCTGGACGTGGTATCTACCACAACGACAACAAGACTTTCCTGGTGTGGTGCAATGAGGAAGATCATTTGCGTATCATTTCCATGCAAATGGGCGGTGATTTGGGTGAAGTTTTCCGTCGTCTAACAAACGCAGTAAATGAAATTGAGAAGCGTATTCCATTCAGCCATGATGACCGTTTGGGCTTCTTGACTTTCTGCCCCACCAACTTGGGTACCACCATCCGTGCGTCTGTGCACATTAAATTGCCAAAATTGGCTGCCAACCTTGCTAAATTGGAGGAAGTTGCTGGCAAATATAACTTGCAGGTACGCGGTACTCGTGGTGAACACACTGAAGCTGAGGGTGGTATCTATGATATTTCCAACAAACGCCGTATGGGTCTGACCGAATACCAGGCCGTTAAGGAAATGTACGATGGCATCACTGAACTCATCAAGATCGAAAAGAGCATGTAA
- the LOC120777717 gene encoding nucleolar protein dao-5 isoform X1, translated as MATNEQLISALVLEYLKKRDKNLAKVFQQKTNAGTVGKGFPKLEQIIESYQQSNKKKVPVIKSIAGDSSDEDSSSEEETAAPQTKKPNVALTNGKAVASKGKAKESSSDDSSSEEEAAPVVKKPESKAKKDESSSEDSSDNDEKPAVKNNVSKPVTQQTKESSSSEDSSDDEPQAKAPVKPVAANKVQQKQKQESSSEESDSEEETKPSKTPVVKNVAKKGDTEDSSDDSDSEEEKAKLAQKPVPAKAVAAQKKDDSDSGSSEESEEDDKSPRVAPAKAKAGVKAASSSDSDSDSEDEKPKVAAAKKTVVKAAVTKKADSSSEDSSDEDSKPDAKKVAAKKESSSEDSSSDEETPAVLPAVKKNVVPNKTKKDSSSSEDSSSDDEEPPAKKAAPAKAAAPTKKKDSSSDDSSSDDEPPAKKQAVGAVKAVAVSKKAESSSDDSDSDDSENEKAKPKPKVLAPAKAQKKEESSSDDDDDDEDNDEEEKPKPKVGEKRKFDDSAAGKNQSNNKYNNFVKSGEGKSEGGDFNNRRGFGGRGGGRGGRGGGAGGDGNGGFQKFGDRKSFGGFENGGDGRGGGRGRGGRGGFGAGDRGRGGFGGGDRGRGGFGGGDRGRGGFGGGDRGRGGFGGGDRGRGGFGGRGRGFGRGNFGGANKPFNKSFDSSGSNKKITFDD; from the exons atggctACAAATGAGCAATTAATATCCGCACTCGTGCTAGAGTATTTAAAGAAAAGAGATAAGAATTTAGCTAAAGTGTTTCAACAGAAAACAAATGCG GGTACCGTCGGTAAAGGTTTTCCAAAGTTGGAGCAAATTATTGAAAGCTATCAACAAAGTAACAAGAAGAAGGTGCCCGTGATCAAATCGATTGCAGGCGACTCAAGTGATGAGGACAGTTCTTCAGAAGAAGAAACAGCAGCACCACAGACTAAAAAACCTAACGTTGCTTTAACCAATGGTAAGGCTGTTGCATCGAAAGGTAAAGCGAAAGAATCTAGCTCCGATGATAGTAGTTCCGAAGAAGAGGCTGCTCCAGTAGTTAAAAAACCAGAATCTAAAGCAAAGAAGGATGAATCTTCAAGTGAAGACAGTTCTGACAACGACGAGAAACCCGCAGTAAAAAATAATGTGAGCAAACCGGTGACACAACAGACGAaagag AGTTCTTCTAGTGAAGATAGTTCTGATGACGAACCTCAAGCCAAAGCACCTGTCAAACCTGTTGCCGCAAATAAAGTGCAACAGAAACAAAAGCAAGAGTCAAGCAGTGAGGAATCTGATAGTGAAGAAGAAACTAAACCATCAAAAACACCTGTAgttaaaaatgttgcaaagaAAGGTGACACTGAAGACAGTTCGGATGACAGTGATAGTGAAGAAGAAAAGGCTAAACTCGCACAGAAGCCGGTACCTGCCAAAGCTGTTGCCGCACAGAAAAAAGATGACTCTGACAGTGGTTCCTCCGAAGAAAGTGAAGAAGATGATAAATCCCCCAGGGTTGCCCCCGCTAAAGCCAAGGCAGGTGTTAAAGCAGCCAGTTCTTCTGACTCAGATTCGGACAGTGAAGACGAAAAACCTAAAGTTGCCGCTGCAAAGAAGACCGTAGTTAAAGCTGCGGTTACAAAGAAAGCTGACTCATCTAGTGAGGACAGCTCCGACGAAGATTCCAAACCAGATGCCAAGAAGGTAGCAGCAAAGAAAGAATCCAGTTCAGAAGACAGCTCTAGTGATGAAGAAACTCCCGCTGTTTTACCGGCTGTAAAAAAGAATGTTGTCccgaacaaaactaaaaaagatTCAAGTAGTTCCGAAGACAGTTCATCCGATGATGAAGAGCCTCCAGCGAAGAAAGCAGCACCTGCAAAAGCTGCTGCACCAACTAAAAAGAAAGATTCTAGCTCTGACGATTCATCCTCTGATGATGAACCACCAGCAAAAAAACAAGCTGTAGGGGCTGTTAAGGCTGTGGCTGTAAGCAAGAAAGCTGAATCATCCAGTGACGACAGTGATTCTGATGACAGCGAAAACGAGAAAGCGAAGCCTAAGCCAAAAGTTTTAGCACCAGCAAAGGCACAAAAGAAAGAGGAAAGCAGCTCTGAtgatgacgacgacgacgagGACAATGACGAAGAAGAGAAGCCCAAACCAAAAGTTGGAGAAAAGCGAAAATTTGATGATTCTGCTGCTGGAAAAAATCAGtctaacaataaatataataatttcgttAAAAGCGGCGAAGGCAAG AGTGAAGGTGGAGACTTTAATAATAGAAGAGGCTTTGGCGGTCGCGGAGGCGGCAGAGGAGGAAGAGGTGGTGGTGCTGGCGGTGACGGAAATGGCGGCTTCCAAAAGTTTGGAGATAGGAAATCATTTGGTGGCTTTGAAAACGGCGGTGACGGACGTGGCGGTGGTCGTGGACGTGGTGGTCGAGGTGGATTCGGAGCTGGTGATCGCGGTCGGGGTGGATTCGGAGGTGGTGATCGTGGTCGGGGTGGATTCGGAGGTGGTGACCGTGGTCGTGGTGGATTTGGTGGTGGCGATCGTGGTCGTGGTGGATTTGGTGGCGGTGATCGCGGTCGCGGTGGCTTTGGTGGACGTGGCCGTGGTTTTGGGCGCGGAAACTTCGGTGGAGCGAATAAACCCTTTAATAAATCATTCGATTCATCAGGGTCTAACAAAAAAATCACCTTTGATGATTAG
- the LOC120776370 gene encoding arginine kinase isoform X2, translating to MGGCASKDKKDTVVDGDAAAADKAGTAENVEDGATNTTADPSATTANGGAVNNEGKLNIMVDAAVLAKLEEGYAKLAASDSKSLLKKYLTKEVFDSLKNKKTPTFGSSLLDVIQSGLANHDSGVGIYAPDAEAYTVFSDLFDPIIEDYHGGFKKTDKHPPKDFGDVSTFGNLDPNNEFVISTRVRCGRSLEGYPFNPCLTEAQYKEMEEKVSSTLSGLEGELKGKFYPLTGMEKSVQQQLIDDHFLFKEGDRFLQAANACRYWPSGRGIYHNDNKTFLVWCNEEDHLRIISMQMGGDLGEVFRRLTNAVNEIEKRIPFSHDDRLGFLTFCPTNLGTTIRASVHIKLPKLAANLAKLEEVAGKYNLQVRGTRGEHTEAEGGIYDISNKRRMGLTEYQAVKEMYDGITELIKIEKSM from the exons ATGGGTGGTTGTGCTTCAAAAGATAAAAAGGACACAGTGGTCGACGGGGATGCGGCTGCCGCAGACAAGGCGGGCACCGCCGAAAATGTAGAGGACGGTGCAACTAACACAACTGCAGACCCTTCGGCCACTACTGCGAATGGCGGCGCGGTCAACAACGAAGG AAAATTAAACATCATGGTTGACGCTGCAGTTCTTGCTAAATTGGAAGAGGGCTACGCCAAGTTGGCTGCCTCTGACTCCAAGTCATTGCTGAAGAAATACTTGACTAAGGAAGTGTTCGACAGCTTGAAGAACAAGAAGACCCCAACATTCGGCTCATCTTTATTGGATGTTATTCAATCCGGCTTGGCCAATCACGATTCTGGTGTTGGTATTTACGCTCCCGATGCTGAGGCATACACCGTCTTTTCTGACTTGTTCGACCCAATCATTGAGGATTACCATGGTGGTTTCAAGAAGACCGATAAACATCCACCAAAGGACTTTGGTGATGTAAGCACTTTTGGAAATTTGGATCCCAACAATGAATTCGTTATTTCCACCCGTGTGCGTTGCGGTCGCTCCCTTGAAGGCTATCCATTCAACCCATGTCTCACCGAAGCCCAGTACAAGGAAATGGAAGAGAAGGTTTCATCTACTTTGTCTGGTTTGGAAGGCGAATTGAAGGGCAAATTCTACCCCTTGACCGGCATGGAGAAATCAGTTCAACAGCAATTGATTGATGATCACTTCTTGTTCAAGGAAGGTGATCGTTTCTTGCAAGCCGCCAATGCTTGCCGTTACTGGCCATCTGGACGTGGTATCTACCACAACGACAACAAGACTTTCCTGGTGTGGTGCAATGAGGAAGATCATTTGCGTATCATTTCCATGCAAATGGGCGGTGATTTGGGTGAAGTTTTCCGTCGTCTAACAAACGCAGTAAATGAAATTGAGAAGCGTATTCCATTCAGCCATGATGACCGTTTGGGCTTCTTGACTTTCTGCCCCACCAACTTGGGTACCACCATCCGTGCGTCTGTGCACATTAAATTGCCAAAATTGGCTGCCAACCTTGCTAAATTGGAGGAAGTTGCTGGCAAATATAACTTGCAGGTACGCGGTACTCGTGGTGAACACACTGAAGCTGAGGGTGGTATCTATGATATTTCCAACAAACGCCGTATGGGTCTGACCGAATACCAGGCCGTTAAGGAAATGTACGATGGCATCACTGAACTCATCAAGATCGAAAAGAGCATGTAA
- the LOC120776370 gene encoding arginine kinase isoform X3, with product MFALWYLSFAIDEIRKLNIMVDAAVLAKLEEGYAKLAASDSKSLLKKYLTKEVFDSLKNKKTPTFGSSLLDVIQSGLANHDSGVGIYAPDAEAYTVFSDLFDPIIEDYHGGFKKTDKHPPKDFGDVSTFGNLDPNNEFVISTRVRCGRSLEGYPFNPCLTEAQYKEMEEKVSSTLSGLEGELKGKFYPLTGMEKSVQQQLIDDHFLFKEGDRFLQAANACRYWPSGRGIYHNDNKTFLVWCNEEDHLRIISMQMGGDLGEVFRRLTNAVNEIEKRIPFSHDDRLGFLTFCPTNLGTTIRASVHIKLPKLAANLAKLEEVAGKYNLQVRGTRGEHTEAEGGIYDISNKRRMGLTEYQAVKEMYDGITELIKIEKSM from the coding sequence AAAATTAAACATCATGGTTGACGCTGCAGTTCTTGCTAAATTGGAAGAGGGCTACGCCAAGTTGGCTGCCTCTGACTCCAAGTCATTGCTGAAGAAATACTTGACTAAGGAAGTGTTCGACAGCTTGAAGAACAAGAAGACCCCAACATTCGGCTCATCTTTATTGGATGTTATTCAATCCGGCTTGGCCAATCACGATTCTGGTGTTGGTATTTACGCTCCCGATGCTGAGGCATACACCGTCTTTTCTGACTTGTTCGACCCAATCATTGAGGATTACCATGGTGGTTTCAAGAAGACCGATAAACATCCACCAAAGGACTTTGGTGATGTAAGCACTTTTGGAAATTTGGATCCCAACAATGAATTCGTTATTTCCACCCGTGTGCGTTGCGGTCGCTCCCTTGAAGGCTATCCATTCAACCCATGTCTCACCGAAGCCCAGTACAAGGAAATGGAAGAGAAGGTTTCATCTACTTTGTCTGGTTTGGAAGGCGAATTGAAGGGCAAATTCTACCCCTTGACCGGCATGGAGAAATCAGTTCAACAGCAATTGATTGATGATCACTTCTTGTTCAAGGAAGGTGATCGTTTCTTGCAAGCCGCCAATGCTTGCCGTTACTGGCCATCTGGACGTGGTATCTACCACAACGACAACAAGACTTTCCTGGTGTGGTGCAATGAGGAAGATCATTTGCGTATCATTTCCATGCAAATGGGCGGTGATTTGGGTGAAGTTTTCCGTCGTCTAACAAACGCAGTAAATGAAATTGAGAAGCGTATTCCATTCAGCCATGATGACCGTTTGGGCTTCTTGACTTTCTGCCCCACCAACTTGGGTACCACCATCCGTGCGTCTGTGCACATTAAATTGCCAAAATTGGCTGCCAACCTTGCTAAATTGGAGGAAGTTGCTGGCAAATATAACTTGCAGGTACGCGGTACTCGTGGTGAACACACTGAAGCTGAGGGTGGTATCTATGATATTTCCAACAAACGCCGTATGGGTCTGACCGAATACCAGGCCGTTAAGGAAATGTACGATGGCATCACTGAACTCATCAAGATCGAAAAGAGCATGTAA
- the LOC120777717 gene encoding nucleolar protein dao-5 isoform X2 has protein sequence MATNEQLISALVLEYLKKRDKNLAKVFQQKTNAGTVGKGFPKLEQIIESYQQSNKKKVPVIKSIAGDSSDEDSSSEEETAAPQTKKPNVALTNGKAVASKGKAKESSSDDSSSEEEAAPVVKKPESKAKKDESSSEDSSDNDEKPAVKNNVSKPVTQQTKESSSSEDSSDDEPQAKAPVKPVAANKVQQKQKQESSSEESDSEEETKPSKTPVVKNVAKKGDTEDSSDDSDSEEEKAKLAQKPVPAKAVAAQKKDDSDSGSSEESEEDDKSPRVAPAKAKAGVKAASSSDSDSDSEDEKPKVAAAKKTVVKAAVTKKADSSSEDSSDEDSKPDAKKVAAKKESSSEDSSSDEETPAVLPAVKKNVVPNKTKKDSSSSEDSSSDDEEPPAKKAAPAKAAAPTKKKDSSSDDSSSDDEPPAKKQAVGAVKAVAVSKKAESSSDDSDSDDSENEKAKPKPKVLAPAKAQKKEESSSDDDDDDEDNDEEEKPKPKVGEKRKFDDSAAGKNQSNNKYNNFVKSGEGKPQQKGFASTPNFNGKAKFNDQRKSNGEVRKNTPFRRVREEEVEIDARVKDMSFEAKRNASGSWGERANKDLKYTRGKSFKHEKTKKKRGSYRGGQIDMGVNSIKFE, from the exons atggctACAAATGAGCAATTAATATCCGCACTCGTGCTAGAGTATTTAAAGAAAAGAGATAAGAATTTAGCTAAAGTGTTTCAACAGAAAACAAATGCG GGTACCGTCGGTAAAGGTTTTCCAAAGTTGGAGCAAATTATTGAAAGCTATCAACAAAGTAACAAGAAGAAGGTGCCCGTGATCAAATCGATTGCAGGCGACTCAAGTGATGAGGACAGTTCTTCAGAAGAAGAAACAGCAGCACCACAGACTAAAAAACCTAACGTTGCTTTAACCAATGGTAAGGCTGTTGCATCGAAAGGTAAAGCGAAAGAATCTAGCTCCGATGATAGTAGTTCCGAAGAAGAGGCTGCTCCAGTAGTTAAAAAACCAGAATCTAAAGCAAAGAAGGATGAATCTTCAAGTGAAGACAGTTCTGACAACGACGAGAAACCCGCAGTAAAAAATAATGTGAGCAAACCGGTGACACAACAGACGAaagag AGTTCTTCTAGTGAAGATAGTTCTGATGACGAACCTCAAGCCAAAGCACCTGTCAAACCTGTTGCCGCAAATAAAGTGCAACAGAAACAAAAGCAAGAGTCAAGCAGTGAGGAATCTGATAGTGAAGAAGAAACTAAACCATCAAAAACACCTGTAgttaaaaatgttgcaaagaAAGGTGACACTGAAGACAGTTCGGATGACAGTGATAGTGAAGAAGAAAAGGCTAAACTCGCACAGAAGCCGGTACCTGCCAAAGCTGTTGCCGCACAGAAAAAAGATGACTCTGACAGTGGTTCCTCCGAAGAAAGTGAAGAAGATGATAAATCCCCCAGGGTTGCCCCCGCTAAAGCCAAGGCAGGTGTTAAAGCAGCCAGTTCTTCTGACTCAGATTCGGACAGTGAAGACGAAAAACCTAAAGTTGCCGCTGCAAAGAAGACCGTAGTTAAAGCTGCGGTTACAAAGAAAGCTGACTCATCTAGTGAGGACAGCTCCGACGAAGATTCCAAACCAGATGCCAAGAAGGTAGCAGCAAAGAAAGAATCCAGTTCAGAAGACAGCTCTAGTGATGAAGAAACTCCCGCTGTTTTACCGGCTGTAAAAAAGAATGTTGTCccgaacaaaactaaaaaagatTCAAGTAGTTCCGAAGACAGTTCATCCGATGATGAAGAGCCTCCAGCGAAGAAAGCAGCACCTGCAAAAGCTGCTGCACCAACTAAAAAGAAAGATTCTAGCTCTGACGATTCATCCTCTGATGATGAACCACCAGCAAAAAAACAAGCTGTAGGGGCTGTTAAGGCTGTGGCTGTAAGCAAGAAAGCTGAATCATCCAGTGACGACAGTGATTCTGATGACAGCGAAAACGAGAAAGCGAAGCCTAAGCCAAAAGTTTTAGCACCAGCAAAGGCACAAAAGAAAGAGGAAAGCAGCTCTGAtgatgacgacgacgacgagGACAATGACGAAGAAGAGAAGCCCAAACCAAAAGTTGGAGAAAAGCGAAAATTTGATGATTCTGCTGCTGGAAAAAATCAGtctaacaataaatataataatttcgttAAAAGCGGCGAAGGCAAG CCACAACAAAAAGGTTTTGCCTCTACACCAAATTTTAATGGTAAAGCAAAGTTTAATGATCAAAGAAAATCGAATGGTGAAGTGAGGAAAAATACACCCTTTAGAAGAGTGCGTGAAGAGGAGGTAGAAATAGATGCACGGGTAAAAGATATGTCATTCGAAGCCAAG AGAAATGCATCTGGTTCGTGGGGTGAACGAGCGAACAAAGATTTGAAATATACACGTGGAAAGTCATTTAAACATGAAAAAACCAAGAAGAAGCGTGGAAGTTATCGTGGGGGTCAAATTGACATGGGTGTTAactcaattaaatttgaataa
- the LOC120776370 gene encoding arginine kinase isoform X1 codes for MFALWYLSFAIDEIRKHFGWFFANIKIKGANKAIENKQPPAPQSQPTPAVAPKIAETKPAPAPKPAQPVPKPVVAPTPAPSPPKPIEKPAPATPPTTPTTSPSIKPTPSPTTFRKELVPDALDKKLKEASKPFENGNEKLKANLKDATTGFLVSESQKEPERKLNIMVDAAVLAKLEEGYAKLAASDSKSLLKKYLTKEVFDSLKNKKTPTFGSSLLDVIQSGLANHDSGVGIYAPDAEAYTVFSDLFDPIIEDYHGGFKKTDKHPPKDFGDVSTFGNLDPNNEFVISTRVRCGRSLEGYPFNPCLTEAQYKEMEEKVSSTLSGLEGELKGKFYPLTGMEKSVQQQLIDDHFLFKEGDRFLQAANACRYWPSGRGIYHNDNKTFLVWCNEEDHLRIISMQMGGDLGEVFRRLTNAVNEIEKRIPFSHDDRLGFLTFCPTNLGTTIRASVHIKLPKLAANLAKLEEVAGKYNLQVRGTRGEHTEAEGGIYDISNKRRMGLTEYQAVKEMYDGITELIKIEKSM; via the exons aaaacactTTGGTTGGTTTTTcgctaatataaaaataaagggTGCTAATAAAGCTATAGAGAATAAGCAGCCACCTGCGCCTCAATCACAACCAACTCCAGCTGTAGCCCCAAAAATTGCAGAAACTAAACCGGCGCCTGCTCCAAAACCAGCGCAACCGGTTCCAAAACCCGTTGTCGCTCCCACCCCAGCACCAAGTCCACCGAAGCCAATTGAAAAACCGGCGCCAGCAACACCTCCAACGACGCCAACAACAAGTCCATCCATAAAACCAACACCAAGTCCTACTACTTTCAGAAAAGAATTAGTGCCTGATGCCTTagataaaaagttaaaagaagCTAGCAAGCCTTTcgaaaatggaaatgaaaaactTAAAGCTAACTTGAAGGATGCCACAACTGGATTCTTAGTAAGCGAATCACAAAAGGAACCAGAAAG AAAATTAAACATCATGGTTGACGCTGCAGTTCTTGCTAAATTGGAAGAGGGCTACGCCAAGTTGGCTGCCTCTGACTCCAAGTCATTGCTGAAGAAATACTTGACTAAGGAAGTGTTCGACAGCTTGAAGAACAAGAAGACCCCAACATTCGGCTCATCTTTATTGGATGTTATTCAATCCGGCTTGGCCAATCACGATTCTGGTGTTGGTATTTACGCTCCCGATGCTGAGGCATACACCGTCTTTTCTGACTTGTTCGACCCAATCATTGAGGATTACCATGGTGGTTTCAAGAAGACCGATAAACATCCACCAAAGGACTTTGGTGATGTAAGCACTTTTGGAAATTTGGATCCCAACAATGAATTCGTTATTTCCACCCGTGTGCGTTGCGGTCGCTCCCTTGAAGGCTATCCATTCAACCCATGTCTCACCGAAGCCCAGTACAAGGAAATGGAAGAGAAGGTTTCATCTACTTTGTCTGGTTTGGAAGGCGAATTGAAGGGCAAATTCTACCCCTTGACCGGCATGGAGAAATCAGTTCAACAGCAATTGATTGATGATCACTTCTTGTTCAAGGAAGGTGATCGTTTCTTGCAAGCCGCCAATGCTTGCCGTTACTGGCCATCTGGACGTGGTATCTACCACAACGACAACAAGACTTTCCTGGTGTGGTGCAATGAGGAAGATCATTTGCGTATCATTTCCATGCAAATGGGCGGTGATTTGGGTGAAGTTTTCCGTCGTCTAACAAACGCAGTAAATGAAATTGAGAAGCGTATTCCATTCAGCCATGATGACCGTTTGGGCTTCTTGACTTTCTGCCCCACCAACTTGGGTACCACCATCCGTGCGTCTGTGCACATTAAATTGCCAAAATTGGCTGCCAACCTTGCTAAATTGGAGGAAGTTGCTGGCAAATATAACTTGCAGGTACGCGGTACTCGTGGTGAACACACTGAAGCTGAGGGTGGTATCTATGATATTTCCAACAAACGCCGTATGGGTCTGACCGAATACCAGGCCGTTAAGGAAATGTACGATGGCATCACTGAACTCATCAAGATCGAAAAGAGCATGTAA